A window of Hyperolius riggenbachi isolate aHypRig1 chromosome 1, aHypRig1.pri, whole genome shotgun sequence contains these coding sequences:
- the JUND gene encoding transcription factor JunD produces MEIPFYHDDVLNVHQAYNFSPSTFGTMMKKDLNLNLSDQTVANLKPLRDGDGILTSPDLGLLKLASPELEKLIIQSNGLVTTTPTTSQFLYPKVASEEQEFAEGFVKALEDLHKQNQLGVPTTGVDLSSVPSVVTLQPPLDTPVYANLSSYTNGAVGATVGYTTETISYPLPPSGMAQHPTPPPARLQTLKDEPQIVPEMTSFGDSPPLSPINMDTQERIKAERKRLRNRIAASKCRKRKLERISRLEEKVKTLKTQNTELASTANLLREQVAQLKQKVMSHVNSGCQLLPQQVQAY; encoded by the coding sequence ATGGAAATACCTTTCTACCATGACGATGTTTTGAATGTGCATCAGGCTTACAACTTCTCTCCCTCCACTTTTGGCACCATGATGAAGAAGGACCTGAACCTGAACCTTAGCGATCAGACAGTTGCCAACCTTAAGCCTCTGCGGGATGGGGATGGCATTTTGACTTCTCCTGACTTGGGACTACTAAAACTTGCTTCTCCAGAACTAGAGAAACTGATTATTCAATCCAATGGCCTGGTTACTACGACACCTACCACCAGCCAGTTCCTATACCCAAAAGTTGCTAGTGAAGAACAGGAATTTGCAGAAGGATTTGTGAAAGCACTAGAGGATCTTCATAAGCAGAATCAACTTGGTGTCCCAACAACAGGAGTGGATTTAAGCTCTGTGCCTTCTGTGGTAACTCTTCAGCCACCACTTGATACTCCAGTTTATGCCAATCTCAGCAGTTATACTAACGGGGCAGTAGGCGCCACTGTGGGCTATACCACTGAGACAATATCCTATCCACTGCCCCCATCTGGCATGGCACAGCATCCTACTCCTCCCCCAGCTAGATTGCAGACTCTCAAAGACGAACCTCAGATTGTGCCTGAGATGACAAGTTTTGGGGACAGCCCACCATTGTCACCAATAAATATGGATACACAAGAGAGAATAAAAGCTGAAAGAAAGCGGTTGAGAAACAGAATAGCAGCTTCCAAATGCAGGAAGAGAAAACTGGAGAGAATTTCCAGGCTGGAGGAAAAAGTGAAAACTCTTAAAACTCAGAACACAGAGTTGGCATCTACTGCTAACTTATTAAGGGAACAGGTGGCCCAGCTCAAGCAGAAGGTCATGAGTCATGTCAACAGTGGTTGCCAACTTCTTCCTCAACAAGTCCAAGCTTACTAA